Proteins from one Candidatus Omnitrophota bacterium genomic window:
- a CDS encoding L,D-transpeptidase family protein has protein sequence MRLLPAMERAIIRISLGLEEWRFKVFKLLFVSVLLISVNTAGIRAAKYPFPEKLDELLRNRIKAADYSGDIKVGNEYIYSRKALPLFYEKRAYMPAWLEDNGSLSKISYDLIKALKDSYVEGLKPSDYHIDKIESLVKYISEKNTRADLSKILVVTDILLTDAFLLYSAHLVSGKVNPETIVSEWIAVKRERDLMEVLEKALEDKNIRRSLAELLPDYREYSRLRDTVKKYGKISDAGGWQKIPPGKTIKPGEADPRIPAIYERLSMEKVFKGKREDVDIYDSILQREVEDFQRRYGLEVTGEIDTPALNAMNVSVGERVKQIRVNLERWRWLPQDLGDSHVIVNIAGFELEVIDDKKKIMDMRVIVGRDYRRTPVFSDRITYLVFNPYWHVPHNIAVQDIIQKVLNDREYLSKQNMKVFQGKGKNAIEIDPGTIEWDKLNADNFPYGLRQEPGPLNALGKVKFMFPNKFNVYLHDTSSPELFVKNIRTFSSGCIRIEKPLELVKYLMNWKGNEMDEMLRVSVDKKVKLPVPVPIHILYWTAWADENGGLNFREDIYKRDDKLYKSLEEDYRKK, from the coding sequence ATGCGGCTTTTGCCGGCAATGGAGCGCGCCATTATCCGGATAAGTTTAGGGCTTGAGGAGTGGAGATTCAAAGTGTTTAAATTATTGTTTGTCTCTGTGTTGCTGATAAGTGTAAATACCGCCGGGATCCGCGCGGCAAAATATCCGTTCCCGGAAAAACTGGATGAGCTCTTAAGGAACAGAATCAAGGCCGCTGATTATTCAGGCGATATTAAGGTCGGGAACGAATACATATATTCAAGAAAAGCTCTGCCGCTTTTTTATGAGAAACGGGCTTATATGCCCGCCTGGCTGGAAGATAACGGTTCTTTATCAAAAATTTCATATGATCTGATAAAAGCGCTGAAGGATTCTTATGTTGAAGGATTGAAACCTTCGGATTATCATATTGATAAAATTGAGTCGTTGGTAAAATACATTTCCGAAAAAAATACAAGAGCCGATCTGTCCAAAATCCTTGTTGTTACAGATATCCTTTTGACAGACGCGTTTCTGCTGTACTCCGCGCATCTTGTTTCAGGCAAGGTGAATCCGGAAACAATCGTTTCTGAATGGATAGCGGTAAAAAGAGAACGGGATTTAATGGAAGTTCTTGAAAAAGCTCTAGAAGATAAGAATATCAGGCGGAGTCTGGCGGAACTGCTGCCTGATTACAGAGAATACAGCAGACTGAGGGATACCGTGAAGAAATACGGGAAGATTTCTGATGCGGGGGGATGGCAGAAGATCCCTCCGGGGAAAACCATTAAACCCGGAGAAGCCGACCCGAGGATCCCGGCAATATACGAGCGGTTAAGCATGGAAAAAGTTTTCAAAGGCAAAAGGGAAGATGTAGATATATATGACAGCATTCTTCAGCGGGAAGTGGAAGATTTTCAGAGACGGTACGGGCTTGAAGTCACAGGCGAGATAGATACTCCCGCATTAAACGCTATGAATGTCAGCGTCGGGGAAAGGGTCAAACAGATCCGGGTCAACCTTGAAAGATGGCGGTGGCTGCCGCAGGACCTGGGCGACAGCCATGTTATTGTCAACATCGCCGGTTTTGAGCTGGAGGTTATTGATGATAAGAAAAAGATCATGGATATGCGCGTTATCGTCGGAAGGGATTACAGGCGTACGCCTGTCTTTAGCGACAGGATAACATATCTTGTGTTTAATCCGTACTGGCATGTGCCTCACAATATCGCTGTCCAGGATATTATACAGAAAGTTCTGAATGACAGGGAATATCTTTCAAAGCAGAACATGAAAGTTTTTCAGGGCAAGGGAAAAAACGCAATAGAAATAGACCCGGGTACCATTGAATGGGATAAGCTTAACGCGGATAATTTTCCGTACGGGTTGAGGCAGGAACCGGGGCCGTTGAACGCATTGGGAAAAGTGAAGTTCATGTTCCCGAACAAGTTTAATGTTTATCTTCACGATACGTCTTCCCCCGAGCTGTTTGTTAAAAATATACGCACATTCAGTTCAGGTTGTATCAGGATAGAGAAACCGCTGGAACTGGTAAAGTATCTTATGAACTGGAAGGGAAATGAAATGGATGAGATGTTAAGGGTTAGCGTTGACAAAAAAGTGAAGCTTCCCGTGCCTGTGCCGATACATATCCTTTACTGGACAGCATGGGCGGATGAGAATGGAGGTTTGAATTTCAGGGAAGATATATATAAGCGGGATGATAAATTGTACAAGTCGCTGGAAGAGGATTACAGGAAAAAGTGA